From Medicago truncatula cultivar Jemalong A17 chromosome 7, MtrunA17r5.0-ANR, whole genome shotgun sequence, a single genomic window includes:
- the LOC25499053 gene encoding cyclin-T1-3: MPEYQLNNVSFVQDPGRHMESVHEVYEQQKELILLGERVLLATLDFYLNVQLPYEPLAEGIIKLNLAKNYALVQAAWSFVDDGLSTSLCLQFKPNHLAASALFLAAKFLKVNLPSDGEKDWWQQYDLTKCQLEEVSYQMLELYEQKRIPPSQASEAERAATKSPATNEEQASKQISFHPSPWYSSSNNSGTDISGNQDRMDGRNLKIKEGSVGHSPKEAVQMTDKVKLKAAFVERRKEQGEVTVKKDVMDDDDCIDRELEDGVEIGLENEKNKQEIRQNWSMPDDVDHGKAYEETRDGRQISMKGQLQKDINEYIAEEGEVIDDDASSLLNNHKRKMDNSPARQPEMKKRLGCSYTTGYREPFSGILFHPLP, from the exons ATGCCGGAATATCAGCTAAACAATGTTTCATTTGTGCAAGATCCAGGAAGGCATATGGAATCTGTTCAT GAAGTGTATGAGCAGCAGAAAGAATTAATTTTACTTGGAGAGAGGGTGTTACTTGCCACTTTAGATTTTTACCTGAATGTTCAACTTCCGTATGAGCCCCTTGCTGAGGGCATAATCAAGCTCAATCTCGCAAAGAATTATGCCCTTGTACAAGCTGCATGGTCCTTTGTTGATGACGG GCTGAGTACATCGCTCTGCCTGCAATTTAAGCCAAACCATCTTGCAGCAAGTGCCCTTTTTCTTGCTGCCAAGTTCCTGAAAGTGAATCTTCCGTCAGATGGTGAGAAGGACTGGTGGCAACAGTATGATCTTACCAAATGCCAATTGGAGG AAGTTAGCTATCAAATGTTGGAACTCTACGAGCAGAAAAGAATTCCACCATCACAAGCAAGTGAAGCAGAAAGAGCTGCTACAAAGTCTCCTGCCACAAATGAGGAACAGGCCtcaaaacaaatttcttttcatCCATCCCCTTGGTACTCATCTTCAAATAATAGTGGGACCGACATTAGTGGGA ACCAGGATAGAATGGATGGTCGAAATCTCAAGATTAAGGAAGGCTCAGTTGGTCACTCACCTAAAGAAGCAGTCCAGATGACTGATAAAGTCAAGTTAAAGGCTGCGTTTGTAGAAAGAAGAAAGGAACAAGGTGAAGTCACAGTAAAAAAAGATGTAATGGATGACGATGATTGTATTGACAGGGAGCTAGAAGATGGAGTTGAAATAGGTCTtgagaatgagaaaaataagcAAGAGATAAGACAAAATTGGTCTATGCCCGATGACGTAGATCATGGTAAGGCCTATGAGGAAACTAGAGATGGTAGACAAATAAGCATGAAAGGGCAATTGCAGAAAGACATAAATGAATACATTGCAGAAGAAGGGGAAGTGATAGATGATGATGCTTCATCATTGTTGAACAATCACAAGAGAAAGATGGATAATTCTCCAGCTAGGCAACCAGAGATGAAGAAACGGCTCGGTTGCAGTTATACGACCGGATATAGGGAGCCCTTCAGCGGGATTTTGTTTCATCCACTACCATAA